From one Dysidea avara chromosome 9, odDysAvar1.4, whole genome shotgun sequence genomic stretch:
- the LOC136267446 gene encoding uncharacterized protein → MQALMDQKIEHASKDFNGNTTPPCDVNSDLNSVSLDPAIWSDSEGELTGGLDEPGSDLRDNSSSKQRSKQREKEITPAMRAIESVQGMSEFKSFLYYTNGAILFHYWMDAEHLKHHLNPHTSNTSDGLWSISSVFKEFQSKYSSLLCSLGYPSLVTGTPDYTWLTSSQGDVLSKLRSYWLPRFMIGKPTRRSITPLPQHPTASYEQTSAYNKKVKSRPVFKPYGKSSGCFDVSAMSTPDNSYEKSSQDPFYAGMITNKNAGNPFQKYLAVAGLQRESCLLEFWEAIEDYTGLLEQHPPHLVAMQKAWLLWRTFLVEGSPKWIQLTKVETQLIYTALQSSDVEEITRVLSEQQLKVYSVLKQHWKTFLHRDYESLKDCVTTGDQPFHPVAMEDDQPKPKAKKHVRIKAVAVRRRIRRKPADLDRVVSLDTLARNQRAIASFESYLISIYGSSSRELHSLQAWKAIGTYRRIPESKESQRIAKGIKLHKTFIYQSAKKAVMVPDVLRDSLQVVREFNTPTADDLVELQKALVPQFENVLQKYIQGSKEVVVSQFNSFPSMDWGDSSGQSLRDGSTKGSVFGSVALLRLKKNKRNLSVDGDSAGSLQNALRQCLGPLSKKMASFLEFLHSYGPQKCRPLLYKNLLFWFEAERYKVMFKSDPDQNVLKKKIEAIVDCYLDTASPPWLQVDIPTTLAGQIVDLTRSYLDGRPNPTHSVFVRESELLGDAQDFIFQELLPFWSTFCHKNDYNTRNVSASSKPSVFRSRATSHTSEVSLQLPPITTPMFGQQMLSYSILQGLRWKVSVSTT, encoded by the exons ATGCAGGCATTGATGGATCAGAAAATTGAGCATGCCTCAAAAGACTTCAATGGTAACACTACACCACCTTGTGATGTCAACAGTGACCTCAATAGTGTATCACTGGATCCTGCTATTTGGAGTGACAGTGAAGGGGAGTTGACTGGTGGACTGGATGAGCCTGGTAGTGACTTGAGAGACAATAGCTCCTCCAAACAAAGGAGTAAACAGAGAGAAAAGGAGATCACTCCAGCCATGAGAGCCATCGAAAGT GTGCAGGGGATGTCAGAATTCAAGTCATTCCTATATTACACTAATGGAGCAATCCTGTTTCACTATTGGATGGATGCTGAACATCTCAAACATCACCTTAACCCCCACACTTCTAACACCTCTGATGGCCTATGGAGTATTTCATCTGTATTTAA GGAATTCCAAAGTAAATACTCCAGTTTGTTGTGCAGTCTTGGCTATCCTTCACTAGTTACGGGTACACCAGATTACACTTGGTTGACTAGTTCTCAGGGAGATGTGTTGAGTAAGTTGAGATCATACTGGCTACCTCGCTTCATGATTGGTAAACCAACTAGAAG GTCCATTACACCACTTCCTCAACACCCCACTGCTAGTTATGAGCAGACCTCTGCTTACAACAAGAAGGTGAAAAGCAGACCAGTATTTAAGCCATATGGCAAGTCCTCAGGATGTTTTGATGTCAGTGCAATGAGCACACCAGACAACTCCTATGAGAAGTCTTCACAGGATCCATTCTATGCAGGAATGATCACCAACAAAAATGCCGGCAACCCATTCCAGAAATATTTGGCAGT tGCTGGACTTCAGAGAGAGTCGTGCCTGTTAGAGTTTTGGGAAGCCATAGAAGACTACACTGGATTACTAGAACAACATCCACCACATTTGGTTGCTATGCAGAAAGCATGGTTGCTATGGAGAACATTTCTAGTGGAAG GGAGTCCAAAATGGATACAGCTCACAAAGGTTGAGACACAGTTGATATATACTGCACTACAATCATCTGATGTTGAAGAAATCACCAGAGTGTTATCTGAacaacaa TTGAAAGTCTATTCTGTACTGAAACAACACTGGAAGACATTCCTACATAGAGACTATGAGAGTCTTAAAGA TTGTGTTACTACTGGTGATCAGCCATTCCATCCTGTTGCTATGGAGGATGACCAGCCTAAACCAAAAGCCAAGAAACATGTACGTATTAAAGCAGTAGCTGTGAGACGTAGGATACGACGGAAACCTGCTGATCTAGATAGAGTGGTATCCTTGGATACACTGGCACGAAATCAAAG GGCTATTGCTTCATTTGAGTCTTATCTTATTTCCATATATGGTTCATCATCACGTGAACTACATAGCCTGCAGGCATGGAAGGCAATTGGTACTTACCGTCGAATACCTGAGTCAAAGGAATCACAACGTATTGCCAAGGGCATTAAACTACACAA GACGTTCATCTATCAAAGTGCTAAAAA GGCAGTGATGGTACCTGATGTGTTAAGAGACAGTCTCCAAGTAGTGAGGGAGTTTAATACCCCAACTGCTGACGATCTGGTGGAGCTACAGAAAGCTTTAGTGCCTCAGTTTGAAAATGTGCTACAGAAATATATCCAAGGATCG AAAGAAGTGGTGGTCAGTCAGTTTAACTCATTCCCTTCCATGGACTGGGGTGACTCTAGTGGTCAGTCACTCAGGGATGGGTCTACGAAAGGTTCAGTGTTTGGGAGCGTTGCCCTGCTGCGTCTGAAGAAGAATAAAAGG AACTTAAGTGTTGACGGAGACTCAGCTGGTAGCTTACAGAATGCCCTCAGGCAATGTCTCGGTCCTCTTAGCAAGAAGATGGCATCTTTCCTGGAATTCCTGCATTCCTACGGTCCCCAAAAGTGTCGGCCATTGTTGTACAAGAACCTGTTATTCTGGTTTGAGGCAGAGAGGTACAAAGTGATGTTCAAGTCCGACCCTGACCAA AACGTGTTGAAGAAAAAGATTGAGGCTATTGTCGATTGTTACCTGGATACTGCCAGTCCCCCATGGTTACAG GTTGACATACCGACAACTTTAGCTGGTCAGATTGTGGACTTGACTAGATCGTACCTGGATGGGAGACCGAATCCCACTCACTCAGTCTTTGTCAGGGAGTCGGAGCTACTTGGTGATGCACAGGACTTCATCTTTCAAGAACTGTTGCCATTTTGGTCCACTTTCTGTCACAAGAATGACTACAACACCAGAAATGTGTCAGCATCCAGTAAACCATCTG TGTTTCGTTCAAGAGCCACCAGCCACACTAGTGAAGTATCCCTCCAACTACCACCGATTACCACACCGATGTTTGGTCAACAGATGCTCTCCTATTCCATCCTGCAGGGACTGAGGTGGAAAGTTAGTGTGTCCACCACATGA
- the LOC136265737 gene encoding large ribosomal subunit protein uL13m-like isoform X2, translating to MASPLSNSIHTFTRLWYKIDCRGQVVGRLAIQASQLLQGKTKPIYHPAVDVGDHVILTNTRHVAFTGNKWKDKLYRHHTGYPGGLHTMTAEKLHDKDPTLVIKKAIYDDMDKDHPYNQNVTHEILGVTIVPRALEEYTQEEINNYPKLIEWNE from the exons ATGGCCAGTCCGCTAAGTAAC TCCATACACACGTTCACCAGACTGTGGTACAAAATAGATTGCAGAGGACAGGTGGTGGGGAGGTTGGCAATCCAAGCGTCACAACTACTACAAGGAAAGACCAAACCAATCTATCATCCTGCTG TTGATGtaggagatcatgtgatcctgacAAACACAAGACATGTGGCATTCACTGGTAATAAGTGGAAAGACAAGTTGTACCGACATCATACTGG GTACCCAGGGGGGTTACACACTATGACTGCTGAGAAGTTACATGATAAAGACCCAACACTG GTAATTAAAAAAGCAATTTACG ATGACATGGATAAGGATCACCCATACAACCAGAATGTGACGCATGAAATATTAGGAGTCACTATTGTACCACGAGCATTAGAGGAATACACACAAGAAGAAATAAACAATTATCCTAAACTGATTGAATGGAACGAATAG
- the LOC136265737 gene encoding large ribosomal subunit protein uL13m-like isoform X1 encodes MASPLSNSIHTFTRLWYKIDCRGQVVGRLAIQASQLLQGKTKPIYHPAVDVGDHVILTNTRHVAFTGNKWKDKLYRHHTGYPGGLHTMTAEKLHDKDPTLVIKKAIYGMLPKNRQRQRRMKRLYLFPDDMDKDHPYNQNVTHEILGVTIVPRALEEYTQEEINNYPKLIEWNE; translated from the exons ATGGCCAGTCCGCTAAGTAAC TCCATACACACGTTCACCAGACTGTGGTACAAAATAGATTGCAGAGGACAGGTGGTGGGGAGGTTGGCAATCCAAGCGTCACAACTACTACAAGGAAAGACCAAACCAATCTATCATCCTGCTG TTGATGtaggagatcatgtgatcctgacAAACACAAGACATGTGGCATTCACTGGTAATAAGTGGAAAGACAAGTTGTACCGACATCATACTGG GTACCCAGGGGGGTTACACACTATGACTGCTGAGAAGTTACATGATAAAGACCCAACACTG GTAATTAAAAAAGCAATTTACGGTATGTTGCCAAAGAATCGCCAACGACAACGACGGATGAAACGTCTATACTTGTTCCCAGATGACATGGATAAGGATCACCCATACAACCAGAATGTGACGCATGAAATATTAGGAGTCACTATTGTACCACGAGCATTAGAGGAATACACACAAGAAGAAATAAACAATTATCCTAAACTGATTGAATGGAACGAATAG
- the LOC136267447 gene encoding uncharacterized protein, whose amino-acid sequence MWKALLIIAAASISDAALPCNSVLRKDRPDLFTQCSCLYGSWSSWSRTSGVISSTNCASGYHYNAQRSRKDNNGNCKDETQTKSYCEATLEEKAKIMITALGLKARVAGKSSAYSAYSNTLFNHKRRKSICSLSSGQICKQGRRSIPFKEEVNEPATIEENNDNDIVDNVNTPEMFNLEEYLTNVKTHRNKRQSSGKERFVLFMLDTSGSIGARNFNKVTSAIADLVTLLCNAKVAVMTYSTDVYREFCYDCYQGSIITLRNTIKNIKYRGGLRATGDAIRCACDYMLNSPCGFSRNIYNPPIVDVIFITDGHSNTGEDVCTATKCLDSIANVSVFPIALGYNINWKEFKCIRGNNGNPNDILNIKDINALLNLIRTSISKLHHNPSYCIN is encoded by the exons ATGTGGAAAGCTCTCCTCATCATTGCTGCAGCATCTATATCGGATGCTGCATTACCTTGTAACTCTGTGCTAAGAAAAGACCGACCTGACCTGTTTACACAATGCTCGTGTTTATATGGTTCATGGAGCAGTTGGTCACGAACTAGTGGTGTAATATCTTCTACCAACTGTGCTAGTGGGTATCATTATAATGCACAGCGAAGTAGAAAAGACAACAATGGAAACTGTAAGGATGAGACTCAGACAAAATCTTATT GTGAGGCAACACTAGAAGAAAAAGCAAAGATCATGATTACTGCCTTAGGCTTAAAAGCACGTGTAGCTGGAAAGTCATCAGCATACAGTGCTTATAGCAATACTTTGTTCAATCATAAAAGACGCAAAAGTATTTGCTCATTGTCAAGTGGTCAGATATGCAAACAAG GACGCAGAAGTATTCCATTCAAGGAAGAAGTAAATGAACCTGCAACTATTGAAGaaaataatgataatgatataGTGGACAATGTCAATACACCTGAGATGTTCAATTTGGAAGAATATCTTACAAATGTTAAAACACATCGAAACAAACGTCAGAGTTCAGGAAAAGAAAGGTTTGTTCTTTTTATGTTGGATACATCAGGCAGTATCGGAGCACGCAATTTCAACAAAGTGACAAGTGCAATAGCTGACTTGGTTACTTTACTCTGTAATGCTAAAGTTGCAGTCATGACCTACAGCACTGATGTGTACCGAGAATTTTGCTATGACTGTTACCAGGGTTCAATAATAACTCTTCGAAACACAATAAAAAACATCAAATACCGTGGTGGCTTAAGAGCTACTGGTGATGCAATACGTTGTGCCTGTGACTACATGCTGAATTCACCATGTGGATTTTCCAGGAATATCTACAATCCACCAATAGTTGATGTAATTTTCATTACTGATGGTCATTCCAACACAGGTGAAGATGTATGCACTGCCACCAAATGTCTTGACTCAATTGCTAATGTCAGTGTATTTCCAATTGCTCTTGGCTATAACATTAACTGGAAAGAGTTTAAATGTATAAGAGGCAACAACGGCAATCCAAATGATATACTTAACATAAAAGATATCAATGCCTTATTGAATCTGATACGCACCTCAATTAGCAAGCTTCATCATAATCCAAGCTACTGTATTAATTGA